Proteins encoded in a region of the Armatimonadota bacterium genome:
- a CDS encoding ABC transporter permease: MRIGRTAALWLLTPVLAFMAVLYVVPLAIYLLNSFHLFRGGRILPVWTLRTYLNFFSDPFTYRVIGSSLRLALTVTALAVAAGYPLSYALHTRIRSPEARALISLLLFSPLVVSVVVRTYGWFILLANQGLINTALRRAGVVTDPIPLLFNQRGVVISLTHILMPFAIFPIYSVMGRLDASLKEAAQDLGANWWQTFVRITLPLTMPGVVAAVLICFTLALSAFVTPQLLGGGRVQVLPLAVYNSTVEINWPGGAVAGLTLLALSLAAVWSLQGLMRRLPGV; this comes from the coding sequence GTGAGGATCGGCCGTACTGCCGCCCTGTGGCTGTTGACTCCCGTGCTGGCCTTCATGGCCGTGCTCTATGTCGTCCCCTTGGCCATTTACCTGCTGAACAGCTTTCACCTCTTCCGGGGTGGACGCATTCTTCCCGTCTGGACGCTGCGTACCTACCTCAACTTCTTCTCCGATCCCTTCACCTACCGGGTGATCGGCTCGTCGCTTCGGCTGGCGCTGACCGTGACGGCACTCGCCGTCGCCGCCGGCTATCCCCTCTCCTACGCCCTGCACACCAGGATCCGATCCCCGGAAGCCCGGGCCCTGATCTCTCTACTACTATTTTCGCCGCTGGTGGTGAGCGTCGTCGTGCGCACCTACGGGTGGTTCATCCTCCTGGCCAACCAGGGCCTCATCAACACCGCCCTGCGCCGGGCCGGGGTCGTGACCGATCCCATTCCCCTGCTTTTCAACCAGCGCGGCGTGGTGATCAGCCTCACCCACATCCTGATGCCCTTCGCCATCTTCCCCATCTACAGCGTCATGGGGCGGCTGGACGCCTCGCTGAAGGAAGCGGCCCAGGACCTGGGAGCGAACTGGTGGCAGACCTTCGTGCGGATCACCCTTCCTTTGACCATGCCGGGCGTGGTGGCCGCGGTGCTGATCTGCTTCACGCTGGCGTTGAGTGCCTTCGTCACACCCCAGCTGCTCGGCGGAGGGCGCGTTCAGGTCCTTCCGCTGGCCGTCTACAACAGCACGGTCGAAATTAACTGGCCGGGAGGCGCGGTGGCCGGGCTGACGTTGCTGGCGCTGTCTCTGGCCGCGGTGTGGAGCCTGCAGGGGCTGATGCGGAGGCTGCCGGGCGTATGA
- a CDS encoding ABC transporter ATP-binding protein — MAGQGPVVELRDVTKRFGDVEAVHRVSFQVGEGEFFSLLGPSGCGKTTTLRLIGGFERPDAGEVLIGGRLMGATPPHRRPVNMVFQRLALFPHYSVFENVAFGLRMRRLGEGEVRRQVQEALDLVQLPGLAARRISELSGGQQQRVALARALVNRPRVLLLDEPLSSLDLQLRLQMQEELKRLQRELRTTFIYVTHDQGEALAMSDRIGVMHRGVLCQVGSPLEIYETPASPFVARFIGDANLFAGIVEKLEEQTALVSADGTRLWARRSGWERVGQPVAVCVRPERVRLARHLDLPGAVRARIIERSFSGHQVKYRLVCGALRLQAAVPYAGGAALLPIGEEVIAGWEPGQAVTVPADDEETGGSERDGDAGDRGNLRPARTAGTR; from the coding sequence ATGGCCGGTCAGGGCCCCGTCGTCGAGCTGCGGGACGTGACCAAGCGGTTCGGCGATGTGGAGGCCGTGCACAGGGTGTCGTTCCAGGTCGGGGAGGGAGAGTTCTTCTCTCTCCTCGGGCCTTCCGGGTGCGGAAAGACCACCACGTTGCGCCTCATCGGCGGGTTCGAGCGCCCCGACGCCGGCGAGGTGCTCATCGGCGGACGGCTGATGGGGGCGACGCCGCCCCACCGGCGCCCTGTGAACATGGTGTTCCAGCGGCTGGCCCTCTTCCCCCACTACTCGGTTTTCGAGAACGTGGCCTTCGGCCTGCGCATGCGGCGTCTGGGGGAGGGCGAGGTCCGGCGGCAGGTCCAGGAGGCGCTCGACCTGGTTCAGTTGCCCGGCCTGGCCGCCCGGCGGATCAGCGAGCTCTCCGGCGGTCAGCAGCAGCGTGTCGCCCTGGCCCGGGCCCTGGTCAATCGGCCGCGCGTGCTGCTCCTGGACGAACCGCTCAGTTCGCTGGACCTCCAGCTACGACTGCAGATGCAGGAGGAGTTGAAGCGCCTGCAGCGGGAGCTGCGCACGACCTTCATCTACGTGACCCATGATCAGGGCGAGGCGCTCGCCATGAGCGACCGGATCGGCGTGATGCACCGGGGGGTGCTGTGCCAGGTGGGATCGCCCCTGGAGATCTACGAGACGCCCGCTTCGCCCTTCGTCGCCCGGTTCATCGGCGATGCCAATCTCTTCGCCGGCATCGTGGAGAAGCTGGAGGAGCAGACGGCGCTGGTCAGCGCCGACGGCACGCGGCTGTGGGCGCGCCGTTCGGGATGGGAACGGGTTGGTCAGCCCGTGGCCGTCTGTGTCCGGCCCGAGCGGGTCCGGCTGGCCAGACATCTGGACCTGCCGGGCGCGGTGCGGGCGCGGATCATCGAGCGATCCTTCTCGGGTCACCAGGTCAAATACCGCCTGGTCTGCGGGGCGCTCCGTCTGCAGGCGGCCGTGCCCTACGCCGGCGGCGCCGCCCTGCTGCCCATCGGCGAAGAGGTAATCGCCGGGTGGGAACCCGGCCAGGCGGTGACGGTGCCGGCGGATGACGAGGAGACTGGAGGGAGCGAACGAGATGGCGACGCTGGAGATCGCGGGAATCTCCGTCCCGCCCGGACGGCGGGAACTCGGTAG
- a CDS encoding ABC transporter permease, which yields MSAWVVPERRTTATTGEGALRDALLRTALLLGLGFILLPLAIVVAYSFSSVAYGVFPPPGLSWRWYANLLHQPAFFQAFLRSVGIGLGATALALVCGTLGALALVRGRFRGQELLRAFLLSPIVMPKIVLGVGWFIFFARAGWQGGVVPLILAHTIVVLPFVVTIVAANLVGLDPSLEEAAQDLGATPAVVLRRVVLPQIRGGLAVSGLLAFVVSFDQVESSIFLTRGENNTLPIEMFLYMEKWQDPTIAALSTLLILFAALLVAAVVLLGRGTDLRRVLLRG from the coding sequence ATGAGCGCGTGGGTCGTCCCGGAGAGGCGCACTACGGCGACGACGGGGGAGGGGGCGCTGCGCGACGCCCTCCTGCGGACAGCGTTGCTGCTTGGGCTGGGATTCATTCTCCTGCCTCTGGCCATCGTCGTCGCCTACTCCTTCAGCAGCGTGGCCTACGGGGTGTTCCCTCCGCCGGGTCTGTCCTGGCGTTGGTACGCCAACCTGCTCCATCAGCCGGCGTTCTTCCAGGCCTTCCTGCGCAGCGTGGGCATCGGCCTGGGGGCGACGGCGCTGGCCCTGGTCTGCGGGACGCTGGGCGCGCTGGCCCTGGTCCGCGGCCGGTTCCGCGGTCAGGAGCTCCTGCGGGCCTTCCTGCTGTCGCCCATCGTCATGCCCAAGATCGTCCTGGGCGTGGGCTGGTTCATCTTCTTCGCCCGCGCAGGGTGGCAGGGCGGGGTCGTCCCGCTGATTCTGGCCCACACCATCGTCGTGCTGCCCTTCGTCGTGACCATCGTCGCGGCCAACCTGGTCGGGCTCGATCCTTCGCTGGAGGAGGCGGCCCAGGACCTGGGAGCGACCCCCGCCGTGGTGCTGCGACGCGTCGTTCTGCCCCAGATCCGCGGCGGACTGGCCGTGAGTGGCCTGCTCGCCTTCGTCGTCTCCTTCGATCAGGTGGAGAGTTCGATCTTCCTGACCCGCGGCGAGAACAACACCCTGCCCATCGAGATGTTCCTCTACATGGAGAAGTGGCAGGATCCCACCATCGCCGCCCTGTCCACGCTCCTCATCCTCTTCGCCGCCCTGCTGGTCGCCGCCGTGGTTCTCCTTGGGCGCGGCACCGACCTGCGTCGGGTGCTCCTGCGCGGCTAA
- a CDS encoding branched-chain amino acid ABC transporter permease: MSRAFAAGLVVVLLILPWVGTGEYPLALLYSASMYAALAVAWNVIGGFAGYLSFGHAAFFGLGGYTTGLFLVRAGLSPFLTAPLGAAVAAVFAALAGYPCLRLRGPYFAVVTMILGLAVRAVVLNLPWTGAAEGLWMTLPPWEPLAARRVFYYAMLAVVLVSALAGRAVRLGKMGVGLETIREDEEAAQSIGVPVVRLKMSALVLSAGLTGLAGGIYAYDRSYIHPDFMFDLHLSVLAVLMALLGGRQSWAGPLLGAVVVRMVDEVLTVRVGTEAARIIFGLGLALVIVLLPEGLLPHLERLRRRAPRPPAAVPAAEPRL, encoded by the coding sequence ATGAGCCGGGCGTTCGCCGCTGGTCTGGTCGTGGTCCTGCTGATCCTCCCCTGGGTGGGCACAGGTGAGTACCCGCTGGCCTTGCTGTACTCCGCCTCCATGTATGCTGCGCTGGCAGTGGCCTGGAACGTAATCGGCGGGTTCGCCGGCTACCTGAGCTTTGGCCATGCGGCTTTCTTCGGTCTCGGTGGCTATACGACCGGGTTGTTCCTGGTCCGGGCCGGGCTCTCGCCGTTCCTCACCGCGCCGCTTGGCGCCGCGGTTGCGGCCGTGTTTGCCGCCCTGGCCGGGTACCCGTGCCTGCGCCTGCGCGGTCCATACTTCGCTGTGGTGACCATGATCCTGGGCCTGGCGGTGCGCGCCGTCGTCCTCAACCTCCCGTGGACCGGCGCGGCGGAGGGGTTGTGGATGACACTCCCGCCGTGGGAGCCGCTGGCGGCGCGGCGTGTCTTCTACTACGCCATGCTGGCTGTGGTCCTGGTCAGTGCCCTGGCCGGGCGGGCTGTGCGTCTGGGGAAGATGGGCGTTGGCCTGGAGACGATTCGCGAGGATGAGGAGGCCGCGCAGAGCATCGGCGTCCCGGTGGTGCGGCTGAAGATGAGCGCGCTGGTCCTCAGCGCCGGACTGACCGGTCTGGCCGGAGGCATCTACGCTTACGACCGGTCTTACATCCACCCCGACTTCATGTTCGATCTCCACCTCTCCGTGCTGGCCGTGCTCATGGCCCTGCTGGGCGGACGGCAGTCCTGGGCCGGTCCGCTCCTGGGTGCGGTAGTAGTGCGGATGGTCGATGAGGTCCTCACTGTCCGGGTGGGAACCGAGGCTGCGCGCATCATCTTTGGCCTGGGGCTGGCTTTGGTGATCGTGCTGCTCCCTGAGGGGTTGCTACCGCACCTGGAGCGGCTACGACGGCGCGCCCCCCGGCCGCCTGCGGCTGTGCCGGCCGCGGAGCCGCGGCTCTAA
- a CDS encoding ABC transporter ATP-binding protein, with the protein MLRVEGLCAAYGELEVLHRVSLAVDAGQFVSVIGPNGAGKTTLLRVLSGLHPITRGAVVFDGKPITGLPPDLICERGFVHVPEGRLLFPGMSVREHLELGAYARRARAHRREQMEYVFALFPILRERQAQLAGTLSGGEQQMLAMARALMAQPRLLALDEPSLGLAPRMAAEIFAILRRLNHEGLTILLISQEVTQALLMAHCAYVLETGRVILDGPGPALLHNAQIVASYLGMTTSLGG; encoded by the coding sequence GTGCTGCGGGTTGAGGGCCTCTGCGCCGCCTACGGCGAGCTGGAGGTGCTCCACAGGGTCTCATTGGCTGTTGACGCTGGCCAGTTCGTCAGCGTCATTGGTCCCAATGGCGCTGGCAAGACCACACTGCTGCGGGTGCTCTCTGGCCTCCACCCCATCACCCGCGGCGCGGTGGTCTTTGACGGCAAACCCATCACCGGGCTCCCCCCGGACCTCATCTGCGAGCGCGGCTTCGTCCACGTGCCGGAGGGCCGGCTGCTCTTCCCGGGCATGAGCGTGCGCGAGCATCTGGAACTCGGTGCCTACGCTCGGCGCGCCCGGGCGCACCGGCGCGAGCAAATGGAGTATGTCTTTGCGCTCTTTCCGATCCTGCGCGAGCGTCAGGCTCAGCTGGCAGGTACCCTTTCGGGCGGCGAACAGCAGATGCTGGCCATGGCCCGGGCGCTCATGGCTCAGCCGCGGCTGCTGGCGCTTGACGAGCCGTCCCTTGGCCTCGCCCCGCGCATGGCCGCCGAGATCTTTGCTATCCTTCGACGGTTGAACCACGAAGGATTGACGATTCTCCTGATCTCCCAGGAGGTGACCCAGGCGCTTCTCATGGCCCACTGCGCGTACGTGCTGGAGACCGGCCGGGTCATTCTGGACGGGCCGGGGCCGGCGCTGTTGCACAACGCGCAGATCGTCGCCTCCTACCTGGGCATGACCACCTCACTCGGAGGTTGA
- a CDS encoding helix-turn-helix domain-containing protein, with protein sequence MRPKTEYFLDALRELGLTDYEARIYLALHDVHPANGNQISQRSGVPSAKVYACLRRLLDRGLVSLIDSRPVTYVPLPADQFLNARAARFRALAATIRRGLRPATSPPWREMLWHLEGYDLLLDRARRIIGEAKRELFLSAWRDQVLDLREGLRQAQRRGVHITAMLFDAPDVEVGFTVHHVMLRTVYERHGDQLLLVADHTAGLMMDRSRGSWSGVWTANPAVLRTIRNYIRHDIYANKLYYRFADLLHATYGPELEFLLDVTADRVLPTAPLPPSVRIDQTAGAGLPARESPAESKGPRRSLGGGGLARIRTGDRDPPGEGGR encoded by the coding sequence GTGCGCCCGAAGACCGAGTACTTTCTCGACGCCCTGCGTGAGCTGGGACTCACAGATTACGAGGCCCGCATCTACCTCGCTCTCCACGATGTCCATCCGGCCAACGGGAACCAGATCAGCCAGCGCTCGGGCGTCCCCTCAGCGAAGGTTTATGCGTGCCTGCGGCGCTTGCTGGATCGCGGGCTCGTGTCCCTCATCGACAGCCGGCCGGTCACCTACGTCCCCCTGCCGGCCGACCAGTTCCTGAACGCACGGGCCGCTCGGTTCCGGGCCCTGGCGGCGACGATTCGTCGTGGTTTGCGACCGGCGACATCGCCTCCGTGGCGCGAGATGCTGTGGCACCTGGAAGGCTACGATCTTCTGCTGGATCGGGCACGCCGGATCATCGGGGAAGCGAAGCGGGAACTGTTCCTCAGCGCGTGGCGGGATCAGGTGCTGGACCTGCGGGAGGGCCTGCGCCAGGCGCAGCGGCGGGGGGTGCACATTACGGCCATGCTGTTCGACGCCCCGGACGTGGAGGTGGGTTTTACCGTTCACCACGTGATGCTGCGTACCGTCTACGAGCGCCACGGTGACCAGCTGCTGCTGGTCGCCGACCACACTGCGGGTCTGATGATGGATCGTTCTCGCGGCAGCTGGTCTGGCGTCTGGACGGCGAACCCGGCGGTGTTGCGGACGATCCGCAATTACATTCGGCACGATATCTACGCCAACAAGCTCTACTACCGATTTGCCGATCTGTTGCATGCGACGTACGGGCCGGAGCTGGAATTCCTCCTCGATGTTACGGCGGATCGGGTGCTTCCCACAGCGCCCCTGCCGCCGTCCGTGCGCATTGATCAGACGGCCGGCGCCGGCCTGCCGGCGCGGGAGTCGCCCGCGGAATCGAAGGGACCGAGACGAAGCCTGGGGGGCGGCGGGTTGGCACGCATACGAACTGGCGATCGTGATCCCCCGGGCGAAGGAGGGCGATGA
- a CDS encoding succinylglutamate desuccinylase/aspartoacylase family protein codes for MATLEIAGISVPPGRRELGRVACGELPDGTVIYQPLILVNGAEPGPVLWLGAGLHGTEVPGMEVIRRVTREAVDPRRLRGAIVAAPLLNPFSYHQHQMLTPQDGYNLNRVFPGDTTMLLSHRLAAQIARLAEPCDACIDFHANPTPAMQFSIVKHSGDEALWERSLALARAFGITTIQMIPTHERHRTGTFTDYVQERGKPCLVLELIAWRRMDPRSIETGVRGTLNVLRHLGMLEGEIEPQDGVPIIDGPLSRIELTANRGGLVHPLKEAGEAVREGEPIALIRDLWGDVVEEVRSPRTGWLLAWPLLGNQAAATGDILVFIAFRP; via the coding sequence ATGGCGACGCTGGAGATCGCGGGAATCTCCGTCCCGCCCGGACGGCGGGAACTCGGTAGGGTGGCCTGCGGGGAACTGCCGGACGGTACGGTGATCTATCAGCCGCTGATCCTCGTCAACGGCGCCGAGCCCGGCCCGGTGCTGTGGCTGGGGGCCGGGCTGCACGGCACCGAAGTGCCCGGCATGGAGGTCATCCGCCGCGTGACGCGCGAGGCGGTGGATCCGCGCCGGCTGCGCGGCGCCATCGTGGCCGCCCCCCTGTTGAACCCCTTCAGCTACCATCAGCACCAGATGCTCACCCCCCAGGACGGCTACAACCTCAACCGCGTCTTCCCGGGAGACACCACCATGCTGCTGAGCCACCGCCTGGCCGCCCAGATCGCCCGCCTGGCCGAACCCTGCGACGCCTGCATCGATTTCCATGCCAACCCCACGCCGGCGATGCAGTTCTCGATCGTCAAGCACAGCGGCGACGAGGCGTTGTGGGAGCGCAGCCTGGCCCTGGCCCGGGCCTTCGGGATCACCACGATTCAGATGATCCCCACCCACGAGCGCCATCGCACCGGGACCTTCACCGACTATGTCCAGGAACGCGGAAAGCCCTGCCTCGTGCTGGAGCTGATCGCCTGGCGCCGCATGGATCCGCGCTCGATCGAGACCGGCGTGCGCGGGACCCTCAACGTCCTGCGTCACCTGGGGATGCTGGAGGGCGAGATCGAACCGCAGGACGGCGTCCCCATCATCGACGGCCCACTCTCCCGCATCGAGCTCACCGCCAACCGGGGAGGCCTGGTGCACCCCTTGAAGGAGGCCGGGGAGGCGGTCCGGGAGGGCGAGCCCATCGCTCTGATCCGTGATCTCTGGGGGGATGTGGTGGAAGAAGTGCGGTCGCCCCGGACCGGATGGCTGCTGGCCTGGCCGCTCCTGGGCAATCAGGCGGCGGCGACGGGCGACATCCTGGTGTTTATCGCCTTCCGCCCGTAG
- a CDS encoding cyclase family protein: protein MESYIVGRTRVTLIDLSDTLENETSAFEPNRHQIQYIDHVQGMHMTVDVFKVDQSLLPALFPDGHAWAVEVATLSSHSGTHIDAPYHYGPRSGGEPAKTIEQLPLRWFFSDAFVLDMTHKQRGEGITAADVEASLAAMGYVIKPYDIALVRTDTWKAFKQPGYDMLHPGLERSATQYLVERGVKVIGIDAWGLDRPFDVMFREAASGVRGRFWESHFYGKEREYCQIEKLTNLDKIPRPSGFKVACFPYKLKAASAAWTRAVAIIEEPLEL, encoded by the coding sequence ATGGAGAGCTACATTGTGGGCCGCACTCGGGTGACGCTCATCGACCTGAGCGACACGCTGGAAAATGAGACCAGCGCTTTCGAGCCCAACCGCCACCAGATCCAGTACATCGACCACGTGCAGGGCATGCACATGACCGTGGACGTCTTCAAGGTTGACCAGAGTCTGCTCCCCGCCCTCTTTCCCGACGGCCATGCCTGGGCCGTGGAAGTGGCCACGCTTTCGTCGCATTCCGGGACCCATATTGACGCCCCCTATCACTATGGTCCCAGGTCCGGTGGCGAACCGGCGAAGACCATCGAGCAGTTGCCCTTGCGGTGGTTCTTCAGCGACGCTTTCGTGCTGGACATGACGCACAAGCAACGCGGGGAGGGGATCACTGCGGCTGATGTGGAGGCCTCTCTGGCGGCGATGGGATATGTCATTAAGCCCTACGACATCGCCCTGGTTCGCACCGACACATGGAAGGCCTTCAAACAGCCCGGTTACGACATGCTGCACCCCGGGCTGGAACGCAGCGCCACCCAATACCTGGTTGAGCGCGGCGTAAAGGTGATAGGTATCGACGCCTGGGGGCTGGACCGTCCGTTCGACGTGATGTTCCGGGAAGCCGCCAGCGGGGTGCGCGGCAGGTTCTGGGAATCCCACTTCTACGGCAAGGAGAGGGAGTACTGCCAGATTGAAAAGCTGACCAACCTGGACAAGATCCCCAGACCCTCTGGGTTCAAGGTCGCCTGCTTTCCGTACAAGCTGAAGGCGGCCAGCGCAGCGTGGACGCGCGCTGTGGCGATCATCGAAGAACCCCTTGAGCTCTGA
- a CDS encoding amino acid ABC transporter substrate-binding protein — protein MRLSRRQFLKTAALGAGALAVPQILSQTVWAQAKPIRLGGTLPLTGPFADTGVWVERGYRYWAEKVNRQGGLLGRPVEVTILDDASSVDRAVSLLERLITVDRVDLILGGYPGTAAAAQMALVERYRKVYISMGGHMASFRRGFKYSFGGPPLMGQWWYEGAWRWLSNIPKAQRPTRAAAITVNNPVGMSARESIQDGLKRLEIPLVMDELYDLPLASAEPLVSRARALGADMFLANGFFPDGVLTIRAMKALDYNPKVILQAIGTLIPEWVTQLGPDGDYVVSGTAIHHKLPYPGIAELNQVARERWNLKWAPLYFLFGYAWAQLLQQAVEGAKSLSHAVLVRYMRETTFKTVAGELRFDERGLPAPYEYATQVINGEVELIWPPGRRSAQPVYPKPPWRR, from the coding sequence GTGAGGCTATCCCGCAGGCAGTTCCTCAAGACCGCTGCCCTGGGAGCCGGGGCGTTGGCGGTTCCCCAGATTCTGAGCCAGACTGTATGGGCTCAGGCCAAGCCGATCCGCCTGGGGGGCACGCTGCCGTTGACCGGTCCCTTCGCTGATACCGGCGTGTGGGTGGAGCGCGGCTACCGCTACTGGGCCGAGAAGGTCAACCGGCAGGGTGGCCTGCTCGGTCGCCCGGTGGAGGTGACGATTCTGGACGACGCCAGCAGCGTGGACCGCGCCGTGAGCCTGCTCGAGCGGTTGATCACGGTCGACCGCGTGGACCTGATCCTCGGCGGGTACCCGGGGACGGCGGCGGCCGCGCAGATGGCGCTGGTCGAGCGGTACCGGAAGGTTTACATCTCCATGGGTGGGCACATGGCCTCCTTCCGCCGGGGGTTCAAGTACAGTTTTGGCGGTCCCCCGCTGATGGGCCAATGGTGGTATGAGGGCGCCTGGCGATGGCTGAGTAACATCCCCAAAGCACAGAGGCCAACGCGCGCGGCGGCCATCACGGTGAACAACCCCGTAGGTATGTCCGCGCGCGAATCGATTCAGGACGGCCTGAAGCGGCTGGAGATCCCGCTGGTCATGGACGAGCTCTACGACCTTCCCCTGGCCTCTGCCGAGCCCCTGGTCTCGCGGGCTCGGGCCCTTGGCGCCGACATGTTCCTGGCCAACGGATTCTTCCCCGACGGCGTGCTGACCATCAGAGCGATGAAGGCCCTGGACTACAATCCCAAGGTGATTCTGCAGGCAATAGGTACGCTCATCCCGGAGTGGGTGACGCAGCTGGGGCCTGACGGCGACTACGTGGTCTCGGGGACGGCCATCCACCACAAGCTCCCCTATCCCGGCATCGCCGAACTGAACCAGGTCGCCCGCGAACGGTGGAACCTGAAGTGGGCGCCGCTGTACTTCCTGTTCGGCTATGCCTGGGCCCAGTTGTTGCAGCAGGCCGTCGAGGGGGCCAAGAGCCTCAGCCATGCCGTGCTGGTGCGGTATATGCGCGAAACGACGTTTAAGACCGTTGCCGGGGAGTTGCGCTTCGACGAGAGGGGGTTGCCGGCACCGTACGAGTACGCAACGCAGGTGATCAACGGTGAGGTGGAGCTGATCTGGCCGCCCGGGCGCCGCTCGGCGCAGCCGGTCTACCCCAAACCGCCCTGGAGGCGGTAG
- a CDS encoding ABC transporter ATP-binding protein, with product MLRVKGVSKRFGGLVVLRSVSFQVAEGAIVGLIGPNGSGKTTLFNVITGFHPPDAGDVVFMGRRLVGLAPFEVARAGIARTFQVVRPFTGLTTTDNVTAAVLYGRGTRDVRGARAEARRWLRYVGLEGAVDAPVHALTLGEKKRLELARALATGPRLLLLDEVFAGLNPVESVGAVDLVRRIRDELRITVLLVEHVIRIVMGLCERVVVLGSGQVIAQGPPAAVQADPQVRQIYLGEGFGAAG from the coding sequence ATGCTGCGCGTCAAGGGCGTTTCCAAGCGCTTCGGCGGCCTGGTGGTGCTGCGCTCGGTGAGCTTCCAGGTAGCTGAGGGAGCCATCGTCGGCCTGATCGGTCCCAACGGCTCGGGCAAGACGACCCTGTTCAATGTCATCACGGGCTTCCATCCGCCGGATGCCGGGGATGTGGTCTTCATGGGCCGCCGCCTGGTGGGCCTGGCCCCCTTCGAGGTGGCACGGGCCGGTATCGCGCGGACGTTCCAGGTGGTTCGACCGTTTACGGGACTGACCACTACCGACAACGTTACCGCCGCAGTCCTCTACGGCCGGGGAACGCGCGACGTGCGTGGGGCCCGGGCTGAGGCTCGTCGCTGGTTGCGGTATGTAGGTCTGGAAGGTGCGGTGGACGCACCGGTCCACGCGCTTACACTGGGAGAGAAGAAACGTCTGGAGCTGGCCCGAGCGCTGGCCACCGGCCCGAGGCTGCTGCTGCTGGATGAGGTATTCGCGGGCCTCAACCCGGTGGAAAGCGTGGGCGCCGTGGACCTGGTGCGGAGGATTCGTGATGAACTGAGGATTACCGTGCTGCTGGTCGAGCACGTCATCCGCATTGTCATGGGCCTGTGCGAGCGGGTGGTGGTCCTGGGATCAGGCCAGGTCATCGCCCAGGGACCGCCTGCCGCTGTCCAGGCAGATCCCCAGGTCCGTCAGATCTACCTCGGGGAGGGCTTCGGTGCTGCGGGTTGA
- a CDS encoding branched-chain amino acid ABC transporter permease: MVQVLQALVTGLLTGSVYALLGAGFSLIWGVAHVINIVHPALAVGAAYAVYLLAARGVDPLASLTVVVPLFFLLGVGFHEGVIRPAARRAGDLVLVSMVLTFGLAAALENVLAAVWGPGPRVVNVAYTGRAVQLGGLALPMTHLAGAGLATVTIAALYLFLHNTFPGKAVRAVWQNPEGAALCAINLRQVTSLTYGLALASAGVAGVALALIYSFSPASHLMWLVFVFLVVIVGGVGSLVGAVVAGMLVGALTNLSTLVIPFAWAPFLLFASLGVLLLWRPTGLFRR, from the coding sequence ATGGTTCAAGTGCTCCAGGCGCTGGTCACCGGGCTCCTGACGGGAAGTGTCTACGCGCTCCTGGGAGCCGGGTTCAGCCTGATCTGGGGCGTTGCGCATGTGATCAACATCGTCCATCCGGCGCTGGCAGTGGGGGCGGCGTATGCGGTCTACCTCCTCGCGGCGCGCGGCGTGGATCCCCTAGCCAGCCTGACGGTGGTGGTACCGCTCTTTTTCCTCCTGGGTGTCGGCTTCCACGAAGGGGTCATCCGCCCCGCCGCCCGGCGGGCCGGTGATCTGGTCCTGGTCTCCATGGTGCTGACCTTCGGGCTGGCCGCCGCACTGGAGAATGTTTTGGCCGCTGTCTGGGGACCCGGTCCGCGAGTCGTCAACGTGGCCTACACCGGCCGGGCGGTACAGCTAGGAGGGTTGGCGCTGCCAATGACGCACCTGGCGGGCGCCGGTCTGGCCACCGTGACCATCGCAGCACTGTACCTGTTTCTCCACAACACCTTCCCCGGCAAAGCCGTGCGCGCGGTCTGGCAGAACCCTGAGGGCGCGGCGCTCTGTGCCATCAATCTCCGTCAGGTCACGAGCCTCACCTACGGCCTGGCCCTTGCTTCAGCAGGCGTGGCGGGCGTGGCCCTGGCCCTGATCTACAGCTTCTCCCCCGCGTCCCACCTGATGTGGCTCGTGTTCGTTTTCCTCGTGGTGATCGTGGGCGGAGTTGGCAGCCTGGTCGGGGCGGTGGTGGCCGGTATGCTCGTGGGGGCACTGACCAACCTCAGCACGCTGGTCATCCCTTTCGCCTGGGCGCCCTTCCTCCTGTTTGCCTCGCTGGGTGTGCTGCTGCTGTGGCGGCCGACGGGGCTGTTCAGACGATGA